One window of the Diospyros lotus cultivar Yz01 chromosome 12, ASM1463336v1, whole genome shotgun sequence genome contains the following:
- the LOC127786541 gene encoding heat stress transcription factor A-7a, which translates to MDPAFPVEEEYLGLSLLQSGEPRPPQPKEGLHDTGPPPFLTKTFDMVNDPTSDHMVSWSRRGHSFVVWDPYAFSTILLPRCFKHNNFSSFVRQLNTYGFRKIDPDKWEFANEGFLRGQRHLLKNIKRRRTSPQPLPPEQALGPCLGIGKAGDGDTEVDRLRRDKQVLMMELVKLREQHQISRARVQAMELRLEGTERKQQQMMRFLARAMQNPAFIEQLIQQKGERKQLEETISKKRRLHIDQGPSGFRGESSQGAEGLDPIKIEPLEFAEPHGCQVSELEVLALEIQGLGRSRKKQERQDFEQFESSDKELDEGFWEEFLNEKLNQESGFPGDEGKGGDEDVKFLANQLDLLGSSPN; encoded by the exons ATGGATCCTGCCTTCCCAGTTGAGGAAGAGTACCTGGGCCTGAGCTTATTGCAGTCCGGGGAGCCGCGGCCGCCTCAGCCGAAGGAGGGGCTTCATGACACCGGCCCTCCGCCGTTTCTGACCAAGACCTTCGACATGGTGAATGATCCAACCAGTGATCACATGGTTTCTTGGAGCAGAAGGGGTCACAGCTTTGTTGTTTGGGATCCATATGCCTTCTCCACGATTCTCCTCCCTAGATGCTTCAAGCACAacaacttctcatcttttgtcAGGCAGCTCAACACTTAT GGCTTTAGGAAGATTGATCCAGATAAATGGGAATTTGCCAACGAAGGATTTCTAAGGGGCCAGAGACATCTCCTAAAGAacatcaaaagaagaagaacttcTCCGCAGCCTCTTCCTCCCGAGCAAGCCCTAGGTCCTTGTCTCGGGATTGGAAAAGCCGGAGACGGAGACACAGAAGTCGATCGTTTGAGGCGAGACAAGCAAGTCCTGATGATGGAACTTGTCAAGCTTAGAGAGCAGCACCAGATCAGCAGAGCCCGGGTTCAAGCTATGGAATTGAGGCTCGAAGGGACTGAGAGGAAGCAGCAACAAATGATGAGGTTTCTGGCTAGAGCCATGCAAAACCCGGCATTTATCGAGCAGTTAATCCAACAAAAGGGGGAAAGAAAGCAACTTGAAGAAACCATTAGCAAAAAAAGGCGGCTCCATATTGATCAAGGCCCCAGTGGCTTTCGAGGCGAATCGAGTCAGGGTGCTGAAGGGCTAGACCCCATCAAAATTGAACCTCTAGAATTTGCAGAACCCCATGGATGTCAAGTGTCAGAGCTGGAGGTGCTTGCCTTGGAAATACAGGGCTTGGGCAGATCAAGAAAGAAGCAAGAACGACAAGATTTTGAGCAATTTGAGAGTTCGGATAAAGAGCTTGACGAGGGATTCTGGGAAGAGTTCCTGAACGAGAAGCTTAACCAAGAATCTGGCTTTCCAGGGGATGAAGGGAAGGGCGGAGACGAAGATGTGAAGTTCTTGGCTAATCAGTTGGACCTCTTGGGTTCAAGCCCAAACTAG